Proteins encoded by one window of Streptacidiphilus sp. PB12-B1b:
- a CDS encoding aspartate aminotransferase family protein, which yields MENQGIDPVEAYRQAVNPFRTEVIEARGWPALFPGASGAYVTDSDGRRYLDMIAQNGGATLGHRHPRVVEALTKVITSGGPFIVPLGLPTASGPLAVRLCDIAGGRLERVYFCTGGSEAVENAMKFAMAATGRRDFVAFGQGFHGFTPGPLPLAGHDYWRLPLAGSSWAPQGHHAVPFGDTAALEAVLKAQDVAAVFVEPVQGLGGARPWEPQALREVARLCAEHGALLIADEILTGIGRTGAWFAFQEAGIEPDLVTTSKGLSGGMVPVAALLMTERVHRSVYASPSRAYIHNSTFEGHLLGMVAGLTVLDVIEQEGVLENVRRVGALLRSRIEDVVAEGIGVRGVRGRGLLLAVDIEGISAPNAPDGADACVDLLLERGVILESAAHAQTWLRLTPPLTFSEESVEVFVQALRDSATKLAALR from the coding sequence ATGGAGAACCAGGGGATCGATCCCGTCGAGGCGTACCGCCAAGCCGTCAACCCGTTTCGCACCGAGGTTATCGAGGCTCGCGGCTGGCCCGCATTGTTCCCCGGTGCGTCCGGCGCCTACGTCACGGACTCCGACGGCCGACGCTACCTCGACATGATCGCGCAGAACGGCGGCGCGACACTCGGCCACCGCCACCCTCGGGTGGTGGAGGCACTGACCAAAGTCATCACCTCCGGCGGCCCGTTCATCGTGCCGCTCGGCCTTCCGACCGCCTCGGGCCCGCTCGCGGTGCGCCTGTGCGACATCGCCGGGGGCCGGCTGGAGCGGGTGTACTTCTGCACCGGCGGATCCGAGGCCGTCGAGAACGCGATGAAGTTCGCCATGGCCGCCACCGGCAGGAGGGATTTCGTCGCCTTCGGGCAGGGCTTCCACGGCTTCACCCCGGGCCCGCTGCCGCTGGCCGGGCACGACTACTGGCGCCTGCCGCTGGCCGGGTCGTCCTGGGCTCCCCAGGGCCACCACGCGGTGCCGTTCGGCGACACCGCCGCCCTGGAGGCGGTGCTGAAGGCGCAGGACGTGGCGGCGGTCTTCGTCGAACCGGTGCAGGGGCTGGGCGGCGCACGGCCGTGGGAGCCGCAGGCGCTGCGCGAGGTGGCCCGGCTCTGCGCCGAGCACGGGGCCCTGCTGATCGCCGACGAGATCCTGACCGGCATCGGCCGCACCGGCGCCTGGTTCGCCTTCCAGGAGGCCGGGATCGAGCCCGACCTGGTGACCACGTCCAAGGGCCTCAGCGGCGGGATGGTCCCGGTGGCCGCGCTGCTGATGACGGAGCGCGTGCACCGCTCGGTGTACGCCTCCCCCAGCCGCGCGTACATCCACAACTCGACGTTCGAAGGCCATCTGCTGGGCATGGTGGCCGGGTTGACGGTGCTCGACGTGATCGAGCAGGAGGGCGTCCTGGAGAACGTCCGGCGCGTCGGCGCGCTGCTGCGGTCCCGGATCGAGGACGTGGTCGCCGAGGGGATCGGGGTGCGCGGCGTGCGCGGACGCGGTCTGCTGCTCGCGGTGGACATCGAGGGCATCTCCGCGCCGAACGCGCCGGACGGCGCCGACGCCTGCGTGGACCTGCTGCTGGAACGCGGCGTGATCCTGGAGTCGGCGGCCCACGCCCAGACCTGGCTCCGGCTCACGCCGCCGCTGACCTTCTCCGAGGAGTCCGTCGAGGTCTTCGTCCAGGCGCTGCGCGACAGCGCGACGAAACTCGCCGCCCTGCGCTGA
- a CDS encoding type 2 lanthipeptide synthetase LanM family protein: MAAPWAAGLEQRLAGVAGLGERETQVIVRSARRHLLTATEARLKRLFLLELHAVSLGGGLDAPDAEGRWAAFLELAAEPAFLEGLAVRYPTLGGRLRTAALNVVGAVGVLAERLVADRAALDALAGQRLGELRGLALGSGDPHRGGHTVSRLDFAHGTVMYKPRPMEVDAALDSVLAALVPGPDRIRTPAVLARDGYGWTAFVAHRYCDDDAQLAAFYRNLGTWLAVMRLVGGTDLHSGNIVAHGPVPVVVDAETMFSPAPVNAPADADRPAHADHPASTSAAEVAARTLRRAVTRVGILPMRVGLLSGVDLSAVGRLPGEQPTVRVPTLSGGGTDAARLVDQEGRLPPSGNHPSPEPDPERFWEDIVSGFEELSARLRRMDRDGELMPALKPFLGSEIRQVLRSTQVYGDVRQMLWHPAALHNEPAAVQQARAALRRHHRANPIAPGDDAAIDAEIADLLVGDTPVFTAHLRAERLRDSVDDWRAADLALEARLIRYAVTGMYADGHRAGARATPAQAPAFTRGGSLEARRRALAAETVTALRDSAIHGPDGSATWIGPVSADAGWAVRGLGPDLLSGQAGVVVSLAAYQGEAEQGRAEPVPGLGELLTGAVEGLRRLDDRPTRGPGALTGHAGRVWAWLALSSLLREGAGDRRSPQPVPQPVPELLDRAVARAQALRAPDLRSTHGLDGWAGAVVPLLDLSAATGDARWAAFAASIGRGLATSIGAQGQARAVTATALGFAHGRAGTAWALHRAALGAGSDDERAQWRASADRALGAAADAVEASGDAGWCRGASGIGLAACDLYARTGDGRYLDLVRRMVAVALAAGSGQGRSLCHGACGVWELLAAARGLGLGSAELPGPGVSGGLLLDTLRTPPAGGLDAAEATAPGLLNGLAGTALTLLRMHPGHGLGGSPLLLASRP, encoded by the coding sequence AGCGGCTGGCAGGTGTCGCCGGGCTCGGCGAGCGCGAGACCCAGGTCATCGTCCGCAGTGCCCGCCGGCATCTCCTGACCGCCACAGAGGCGCGGTTGAAACGGCTGTTCCTGCTCGAACTGCACGCGGTGTCCCTCGGTGGCGGGCTCGACGCACCCGATGCCGAGGGACGCTGGGCAGCCTTTCTGGAACTGGCCGCAGAGCCGGCGTTCCTCGAGGGGCTCGCCGTACGCTACCCGACCCTGGGCGGCCGGTTGAGGACAGCCGCGCTCAATGTCGTCGGGGCCGTCGGCGTCCTCGCGGAGCGCCTCGTCGCCGACCGCGCCGCGCTCGACGCCCTCGCCGGGCAGCGGCTCGGGGAGCTGCGCGGCCTGGCCCTCGGCAGCGGCGATCCGCACCGGGGCGGGCACACGGTCTCCCGGCTGGACTTCGCGCACGGCACGGTGATGTACAAGCCCCGGCCGATGGAGGTCGATGCGGCACTGGACAGCGTCCTCGCCGCGCTGGTGCCCGGCCCCGACCGGATCAGGACCCCGGCGGTCCTGGCCCGCGACGGCTACGGCTGGACCGCCTTCGTGGCACACCGCTACTGCGACGACGATGCCCAACTGGCCGCCTTCTACCGGAACCTCGGCACGTGGCTCGCGGTGATGCGGCTCGTCGGCGGCACCGATCTGCACAGCGGCAACATCGTCGCGCACGGCCCGGTCCCGGTGGTCGTCGACGCCGAGACGATGTTCTCGCCCGCACCCGTGAACGCCCCCGCCGACGCTGACCGTCCCGCCCACGCCGACCACCCCGCGTCGACGAGCGCGGCGGAGGTCGCCGCGCGGACGCTGCGCCGGGCGGTGACCCGCGTCGGAATCCTGCCCATGCGGGTCGGCCTGCTCTCCGGCGTCGACCTCTCGGCCGTCGGCAGGCTGCCCGGCGAACAGCCGACCGTGCGCGTCCCCACCCTCAGCGGCGGCGGCACCGACGCCGCGCGCCTGGTGGACCAGGAGGGCAGACTCCCGCCGTCGGGCAACCACCCCAGCCCCGAGCCCGACCCGGAGCGGTTCTGGGAGGACATCGTCTCCGGCTTCGAGGAGTTGAGCGCCCGGTTGCGGCGGATGGACCGCGACGGCGAGCTCATGCCTGCCCTCAAGCCCTTCCTCGGCAGTGAGATCCGTCAGGTGCTGCGCTCGACCCAGGTGTACGGGGACGTCCGGCAGATGCTCTGGCACCCTGCAGCTCTGCACAACGAGCCCGCGGCCGTCCAGCAGGCCCGCGCCGCGCTGCGTCGGCACCACCGGGCCAACCCGATCGCGCCGGGCGACGACGCGGCCATCGACGCCGAGATCGCCGATCTGCTGGTCGGCGACACGCCGGTGTTCACCGCACACCTGCGCGCCGAGCGGCTGCGGGACTCCGTCGACGACTGGCGGGCCGCCGACCTGGCGCTGGAGGCCCGCCTCATCCGCTACGCGGTGACCGGCATGTACGCCGACGGGCACCGCGCCGGTGCCCGCGCCACCCCGGCCCAGGCTCCGGCGTTCACCCGGGGCGGCAGCCTGGAGGCGCGCCGCCGCGCCCTCGCCGCCGAGACGGTGACCGCCCTGCGCGACTCCGCGATCCACGGTCCGGACGGCTCGGCCACCTGGATCGGCCCGGTGTCGGCCGACGCGGGCTGGGCCGTGCGGGGGCTGGGCCCCGACCTCCTCAGCGGCCAGGCCGGTGTGGTCGTCAGCCTGGCGGCGTACCAGGGCGAGGCCGAGCAGGGACGCGCCGAACCCGTGCCGGGCCTGGGGGAGTTGCTCACCGGAGCGGTCGAGGGTCTGCGGCGGCTGGACGACCGTCCCACGCGCGGGCCCGGAGCGCTCACCGGCCACGCCGGGCGGGTCTGGGCCTGGCTGGCACTGTCCTCGCTACTGCGCGAGGGCGCCGGCGACAGGCGGTCCCCGCAGCCCGTCCCGCAGCCCGTCCCGGAGCTGCTGGACCGTGCGGTGGCCCGCGCGCAGGCGCTGCGGGCGCCGGACCTCCGGAGCACCCACGGCCTGGACGGCTGGGCGGGCGCGGTCGTGCCGCTGCTGGACCTGAGCGCGGCCACCGGCGACGCCCGCTGGGCGGCCTTCGCCGCCTCCATCGGGCGCGGCCTGGCCACATCGATCGGCGCCCAGGGCCAAGCCCGGGCAGTCACGGCCACGGCCCTCGGCTTCGCCCACGGCAGGGCCGGCACCGCCTGGGCGCTGCACCGGGCCGCGCTCGGGGCCGGCTCCGACGACGAACGGGCCCAGTGGCGTGCCTCGGCCGACCGTGCCCTGGGGGCCGCAGCCGACGCCGTCGAGGCGTCCGGCGACGCGGGCTGGTGCCGTGGTGCCTCGGGCATCGGCCTGGCCGCCTGCGACCTCTACGCCAGGACCGGTGACGGCCGGTACCTGGATCTCGTCCGCAGGATGGTGGCGGTGGCGCTGGCCGCCGGATCGGGGCAGGGGCGGTCGCTGTGCCACGGCGCCTGCGGGGTGTGGGAACTGCTGGCCGCGGCGCGCGGGCTGGGACTCGGCTCGGCGGAGCTCCCGGGGCCCGGTGTGAGCGGCGGGCTGCTGCTGGACACGCTCCGGACCCCGCCCGCCGGAGGGCTGGACGCGGCCGAGGCGACCGCTCCCGGCCTGCTGAACGGCCTTGCCGGTACGGCCCTGACGCTGCTGAGGATGCACCCCGGGCACGGCCTGGGCGGCTCGCCGCTGCTGCTGGCGAGCCGCCCGTGA